The Bos javanicus breed banteng chromosome 18, ARS-OSU_banteng_1.0, whole genome shotgun sequence genome has a segment encoding these proteins:
- the LOC133230567 gene encoding F-box only protein 27-like isoform X1 has protein sequence MVIPASEVSNLTSSKNFHEVWLDYTDCSTHLGSQIVMHLASPGACFLLCKDLQVSDDAGSLNVMGILHGTKESAAAWPGEDDLWASGGLPTRVPAPDRELEEVLDQNRLPNELLQEVLSYLPPSTLLGQSRQVCRRWVVDGWDLWRSILPWKHPDLWPVIRTCLPPADDPGPCILGRFCERRPIGRNLLGGSQSSRGLGGSKEEAISMYIS, from the exons ATGGTCATACCTGCTTCAGAGGTTTCTAACCTGACCAGTAGTAAAAATTTCCATGAAGTTTGGCTGGATTATACTGATTGCAGCACTCATTTAGGGAGTCAAATAGTAATGCATTTGGCTTCCCCTGGAGCCTGTTTTCTCCTGTGCAAGGATCTCCAAGTTAGTGATGATGCTGGATCCTTAAACGTGATGGGAATTCTTCATGGAACTAAAGAAT CAGCGGCAGCCTGGCCTGGCGAGGACGACCTGTGGGCCTCTGGGGGcctgcccaccagggtccccgctCCGGACCGCGAACTCGAGGAGGTGCTGGACCAGAACCGACTGCCTAACGAGCTGCTCCAGGAGGTGCTGAGCTACCTGCCCCCAAGCACGCTGCTTGGGCAATCCCGCCAGGTGTGCCGGCGCTGGGTGGTGGACGGCTGGGACCTGTGGCGGAGCATCCTGCCCTGGAAACACCCCGACCTGTGGCCCGTCATCCGCACCTGCCTGCCCCCTGCTGACGACCCCGGGCCCTGCATCCTGGGCCGCTTCTGCGAGCGCAGACCCATAGGACGCAACCTCCTCGGGGGCTCTCAGAGCTCTCGCGGCCTAG GTGGTTCTAAGGAAGAAGCAATAAGCATGTATATCAGCTAA
- the LOC133230567 gene encoding F-box only protein 27-like isoform X2 — MVIPASEVSNLTSSKNFHEVWLDYTDCSTHLGSQIVMHLASPGACFLLCKDLQVSDDAGSLNVMGILHGTKESAAAWPGEDDLWASGGLPTRVPAPDRELEEVLDQNRLPNELLQEVLSYLPPSTLLGQSRQVCRRWVVDGWDLWRSILPWKHPDLWPVIRTCLPPADDPGPCILGRFCERRPIGRNLLGGSQSSRGLGGF, encoded by the exons ATGGTCATACCTGCTTCAGAGGTTTCTAACCTGACCAGTAGTAAAAATTTCCATGAAGTTTGGCTGGATTATACTGATTGCAGCACTCATTTAGGGAGTCAAATAGTAATGCATTTGGCTTCCCCTGGAGCCTGTTTTCTCCTGTGCAAGGATCTCCAAGTTAGTGATGATGCTGGATCCTTAAACGTGATGGGAATTCTTCATGGAACTAAAGAAT CAGCGGCAGCCTGGCCTGGCGAGGACGACCTGTGGGCCTCTGGGGGcctgcccaccagggtccccgctCCGGACCGCGAACTCGAGGAGGTGCTGGACCAGAACCGACTGCCTAACGAGCTGCTCCAGGAGGTGCTGAGCTACCTGCCCCCAAGCACGCTGCTTGGGCAATCCCGCCAGGTGTGCCGGCGCTGGGTGGTGGACGGCTGGGACCTGTGGCGGAGCATCCTGCCCTGGAAACACCCCGACCTGTGGCCCGTCATCCGCACCTGCCTGCCCCCTGCTGACGACCCCGGGCCCTGCATCCTGGGCCGCTTCTGCGAGCGCAGACCCATAGGACGCAACCTCCTCGGGGGCTCTCAGAGCTCTCGCGGCCTAG GTGGTTTCTAA